The proteins below come from a single Triticum aestivum cultivar Chinese Spring chromosome 5D, IWGSC CS RefSeq v2.1, whole genome shotgun sequence genomic window:
- the LOC123122381 gene encoding protein PAT1 homolog, with amino-acid sequence MESGDTKFDASQYAFFGNNVLEEVELGGLDDDDAGDAGFVGPGDEEYTPIYGRDMLEDEGVGSFTGVDDLAGAFSKLTRTVNEPKQSGIVSRGGSLPGQTYTADWAQEAESSYWPTQPALGAEQRLDNKNWWSQPPHPAQFADSRLQRTSSSPQQDAQYNPIEPILGPRPSPLQRMSSYPHQEPQYNNIELIRGNGSRFTPALMQHPNGFIPPQMPPPHQQNGMLPIQHSPPQFSQLHAQMLGAQHSPPQNLQMFGPRHPSPQMMGRFDPNFVMPDLSDPRARSMLHHGRHGPRYPPQGFEPGNMRMDNRWQRFRSKYMSTEEIENIARMQKAATQITDPYIDDYYHQACLARKSAGAQLKHYFCPTLIRDTSSRARSKDEPHAYLQVDALGRLPFSSIRRPRPLLDVEEASEPSDSTTEKSASKSLDQEPMLAARITIEDGLCLLLDVDDIDRLLHFSKQPDGGLQLRNRRQALLEQLAESLQLVDPLTSNKDAPLSQNDDLVFLRIVSLPKGRKLLSRYIDLVTSGSELARIVCMAVFRNLRFIFGNLPSDSSIAGTTTKLVSAVSTCVVRMDLSGLSACLAAVACSSQQPPLRPLGYAAGDGASVIIKSLLDRATELLTDQHVASAYSMQNRTLWQASFDAFFGLLMGYCMSKFDTVVHTVQMQPAAAAVISRETPVELLRASLPHTNEYQRKQLLSFAQRTVPVNSSSSHGSGNVPMASEYVQS; translated from the exons ATGGAGTCAG GTGATACCAAATTTGATGCATCACAGTATGCTTTCTTTGGTAACAATGTCTTGGAGGAGGTTGAGCTAGGTGGATTGGATGATGATGATGCTGGTGATGCTGGTTTTGTTGGGCCTGGTGACGAAGAATATACTCCTATTTATGGAAGGGATATGTTGGAG GACGAAGGTGTAGGTTCATTTACTGGTGTTGATGATCTTGCAGGGGCATTCTCAAAG CTGACCAGAACTGTTAACGAACCAAAGCAATCAGGAATAGTTAGTCGTGGGGGATCGTTACCTGGACAAA CTTATACTGCTGACTGGGCACAAGAGGCTGAATCATCATACTGGCCTACACAGCCTGCATTGGGTGCTGAACAACGGCTGGACAACAAAAACTGGTGGTCTCAACCACCCCATCCAGCCCAGTTTGCTGATTCCAGACTTCAGAGGACATCCTCATCCCCGCAACAAGATGCTCAGTACAATCCTATTGAACCTATTCTCGGACCAAGGCCATCTCCTCTGCAGAGAATGTCATCATATCCTCACCAAGAGCCGCAATACAATAATATTGAACTGATTCGTGGGAATGGTAGCAGATTTACACCAGCTTTGATGCAGCATCCAAATGGATTTATACCACCTCAAATGCCGCCACCCCATCAACAAAACGGAATGCTCCCAATTCAACACTCTCCACCCCAGTTCTCACAACTACATGCCCAGATGCTTGGTGCCCAACATTCTCCGCCACAAAATCTGCAGATGTTTGGTCCTCGGCATCCTTCACCACAAATGATGGGTAGATTTGATCCAAATTTTGTTATGCCTGACTTGAGTGATCCCAGAGCCAGATCGATGTTACACCATGGAAGGCATGGTCCGCGCTATCCTCCCCAAGGTTTTGAGCCTGGCAATATGAGAATGGATAATAGGTGGCAGCGGTTCAGATCCAAGTACATGTCCACTGAAGAAATTGAGAACATCGCAAGGATGCAGAAAGCTGCCACTCAGATCACCGATCCATATATTGATGATTACTATCATCAAGCTTGTTTGGCCAGAAAATCAGCAGGAGCACAACTAAAGCACTACTTCTGTCCAACCTTGATCAGAGATACATCTTCTCGTGCACGCAGTAAGGATGAGCCACATGCGTATCTTCAGGTTGATGCTCTTGGGAGGCTTCCATTTTCTTCCATCCGCAGGCCCCGTCCGCTCCTTGATGTTGAAGAAGCCTCTGAACCAAGTGATAGCACTACTGAAAAATCTGCTTCAAAATCTCTTGACCAAGAGCCGATGCTGGCTGCTAGAATCACAATTGAAGATGGCCTTTGCCTACTACTGGATGTGGATGATATAGATCGTTTGCTTCACTTTAGTAAACAGCCAGATGGTGGTTTGCAACTTAGAAACAGAAGACAGGCTCTTCTCGAGCAGCTTGCAGAATCACTGCAATTAGTTGATCCACTTACATCTAATAAGGATGCACCTCTGTCGCAAAATGATGATCTAGTGTTTCTCCGCATAGTATCTCTACCGAAGGGCCGGAAACTACTTTCTCGTTATATTGATCTTGTTACTTCAGGTAGTGAGCTTGCAAGGATTGTTTGCATGGCAGTTTTCCGGAATCTAAGATTTATATTCGGCAATTTGCCCTCTGATAGCAGCATAGCTGGGACCACAACTAAACTTGTAAGTGCCGTATCCACCTGTGTTGTTCGGATGGACTTGAGTGGACTCAGTGCTTGTCTTGCAGCTGTTGCGTGTTCGTCACAGCAACCACCTCTTCGACCTCTGGGATATGCTGCTGGTGACGGCGCTTCTGTCATCATAAAGTCTCTACTGGACAGAGCAACAGAGCTTCTTACTGATCAACATGTGGCCTCTGCGTACAGCATGCAGAACCGAACTCTATGGCAGGCATCATTCGATGCCTTCTTCGGGCTGCTTATGGGGTATTGCATGAGTAAATTTGATACTGTGGTTCATACAGTGCAAATGCAACCAGCTGCTGCAGCTGTGATAAGCAGGGAAACACCAGTGGAGCTGTTGCGTGCCAGCCTTCCTCACACAAATGAGTATCAGCGCAAGCAGTTGCTCAGTTTCGCTCAGCGCACTGTGCCTGTCAACAGCTCTAGTTCTCATGGGTCTGGTAATGTGCCGATGGCATCAGAATATGTCCAGAGCTGA